A single window of Aneurinibacillus sp. REN35 DNA harbors:
- a CDS encoding phage tail tape measure protein → MAEFEDIIVRFGLDGDEFTRGISQLNRSLKLIDSEFKAASAQLSGFGSEADQLRLHAEALSQKIDVQRQKLDAHRNAVQNSTTKLERHAQATAEIKTRLDQTKAAYEASAASVGHNAAETQRLEQEVKQLEQEYRRSVQAVENANRALENNKIQANQAEAALNNMQNELKQVNEEAKKSASIFNQMGEKMQGVGQRMQSVGSEIAQPFAVAATAIGGAIGLAVKKSMDFGAQMSRVGAIAGATGADLEAMKEKALELGASTSKSATEVAQGMEMMAAKGYDAQQVIAAMPGVISAAEASGEDMALVADTVSSALNAFGLEASKSTHVADVLAMAANRSAAGIEDMQYAFKYAAPVAKQLGISLEELAAATGIMSNNGIKGEQAGTTLRAALLRLADPPREAANQLLDLGIKIEDAKGNMLPFSNIIGQVANKTEGMGTATKAAALSAIFGTEAVSGMLALIEAGPEKINEFANALENSNGASAEAARQMKDNLAGALEELGGAFETAQISIGDALAPAIRAIAESLQVLIDGFNNLPEPMKQFLAIGGAISTVLIGLVAALGLVAAGIGSFISAFGTMAGVIGEAGGVTSILATALRVVTGPIGLVVGAIVALGATLIGAWKNSEVFRNAITNGWKQISSTIMSALAPIVPVFDQLKGAFGSLMYAITGGATTTDGAFKKIGDAIGAFINSSLGTTLPVIKAAFEGISAVVVAVVNIVIEAFNGLAQFWVSYGPTVSTAFNSVKEAVMQALGAIVPFVSAKLQEMKAFWDQNGSQIMQAVSAVWNGIVATISGVMTVLAPIVSAGWTVIKVIIQSVWESIKGVISGAMNVIQGIIKVFTGLFTGEWSKVWEGVKQATIGAVQFLWNAIQLTLFGKVLSATKVFVSGFKAAITAGWTSIKSVFTSSISAVQGAVTKGWNAINSISNTIMNAVKSTLSSIWKGISSFVTSAANGMRNAVTAAWNGIKNSVINAAKSVWQAVTTQFKAMKEAVASTMKEVKTTIENIWKNVVAFFKGINLVSVGRDIIQGLIAGIMGKAGELYQRAKEIANRIESTIRGALDTHSPSRVMQKVGHDVGDGLALGISQKESAVKKSSEKLAKQAEKAAKDAAAKQKKSFDTSMKTAEYNFKIGKVDLSGYIKSLEDIRAKQAKTTEQIQKVNLTIKKAETDLAKQLDEINKKKFESSKKWIDERKYYNELSLEQELAAWQRVAARYQQGTQERIEAEREIYRVKQELNRASFDNSKRWIDEQKYYNNLSIEEELAAWQRVQARYKSGTAERKEADREIYRVRLEMMNKSIEDEYKAAVDAIDRASKAVQEGTERQKEAIESRRDVTLDSLKREEQAEMDSLDRRQKAYERSHQDRLKMLDDETNRAIKGLQAQIDAIDRQGKDEDNAYKDADRGQQMADLQKQYDKYKVSASAKGQKKAADLLKQIQELQTEIERDQQARRREQQKEALKGQIDDIKESAEQKKEQWQVEFDRQKEWFDQEKQQRQSYYQQRETQLKAAFDAELRALEESTRRQQAQLEQQKIDAENTRNRMLEDARIKARENLNVVESGQQQIINTLQNKNRDYYQSGQTLGNMFAYGLESSMSRVREAANRVAQAVSNKLKLNSPAKEGPLSTLDTWWNAFSDTILEGLDTRAINSAMNAMVNPNLSFGSLGAINRAGVAAGSNDIKIEINNRGMFDGANFHDMDKIDQESLARDVGNKIANQTLTALRSKGKKGG, encoded by the coding sequence ATGGCGGAATTTGAAGATATTATTGTCCGATTTGGGCTTGATGGCGATGAATTTACACGCGGCATCTCGCAGCTGAACCGGTCTTTAAAGCTGATTGACAGCGAATTTAAAGCTGCGAGCGCCCAATTAAGTGGATTCGGAAGCGAGGCAGATCAATTACGGCTGCATGCCGAGGCGCTATCTCAGAAAATTGATGTGCAACGCCAGAAACTGGATGCACATAGAAATGCCGTTCAGAATTCGACGACAAAGCTTGAGCGACATGCACAAGCCACAGCCGAAATAAAAACAAGACTAGACCAGACGAAGGCAGCTTATGAAGCGAGCGCGGCTTCTGTGGGTCACAACGCGGCGGAAACACAGCGGCTGGAACAAGAAGTGAAGCAGCTTGAGCAGGAGTATCGCCGCAGTGTGCAAGCGGTTGAAAATGCAAATCGAGCACTAGAAAATAACAAGATTCAGGCCAATCAAGCGGAAGCAGCCTTAAACAACATGCAAAACGAGCTCAAACAGGTAAACGAAGAGGCGAAGAAAAGTGCCTCTATCTTCAATCAAATGGGCGAAAAGATGCAGGGTGTTGGGCAGCGTATGCAAAGTGTAGGCTCTGAGATAGCACAACCTTTCGCAGTAGCGGCAACAGCCATCGGCGGTGCGATAGGGCTGGCTGTTAAAAAATCTATGGACTTTGGGGCGCAAATGTCGCGTGTAGGGGCTATTGCAGGGGCTACGGGCGCTGACCTTGAAGCGATGAAAGAAAAGGCGCTTGAACTGGGTGCCAGTACATCTAAATCAGCCACAGAAGTTGCGCAGGGCATGGAAATGATGGCAGCCAAAGGGTATGATGCTCAGCAAGTCATCGCAGCGATGCCCGGTGTGATTTCGGCTGCTGAAGCATCAGGCGAGGATATGGCACTGGTAGCTGATACAGTTTCATCTGCACTGAACGCATTTGGATTAGAGGCTTCTAAATCTACGCACGTTGCTGATGTACTTGCTATGGCAGCGAATCGGTCCGCAGCCGGTATTGAAGATATGCAGTACGCATTCAAATACGCAGCTCCCGTGGCGAAGCAGTTAGGAATTTCTCTGGAAGAACTGGCTGCGGCCACGGGTATTATGAGTAATAACGGAATCAAAGGAGAGCAAGCAGGGACAACACTTCGAGCAGCACTTCTCCGTCTGGCCGATCCTCCACGAGAAGCAGCAAATCAACTTTTGGATTTAGGCATTAAAATCGAAGATGCAAAGGGGAATATGCTTCCCTTCTCTAACATTATTGGTCAGGTTGCCAACAAAACGGAGGGAATGGGAACAGCAACCAAGGCAGCAGCCCTATCGGCTATCTTTGGAACGGAAGCCGTATCCGGAATGCTTGCTCTAATTGAGGCAGGTCCAGAAAAAATAAACGAGTTCGCGAATGCGTTAGAAAATTCGAATGGCGCTTCAGCGGAAGCAGCGCGACAAATGAAGGATAATTTAGCTGGAGCGCTTGAAGAGTTGGGCGGCGCGTTTGAGACAGCTCAAATCTCCATTGGTGATGCCTTAGCTCCGGCAATTCGCGCCATCGCTGAAAGTCTACAGGTGTTGATAGATGGGTTTAATAATCTTCCAGAGCCTATGAAGCAATTTCTTGCGATTGGCGGTGCGATTTCTACTGTATTGATTGGACTTGTAGCGGCATTGGGTCTGGTTGCAGCGGGAATCGGTTCTTTCATTTCTGCTTTTGGTACCATGGCTGGCGTTATTGGCGAGGCAGGTGGAGTGACCAGTATTCTAGCCACAGCATTGCGAGTTGTTACCGGTCCGATTGGTCTTGTGGTAGGAGCCATTGTCGCCCTTGGAGCAACTCTCATCGGGGCATGGAAAAACAGTGAAGTGTTTCGAAATGCGATTACAAACGGATGGAAACAAATCTCCTCTACGATTATGAGTGCGTTAGCACCGATTGTTCCTGTGTTTGACCAGCTAAAAGGCGCATTCGGTTCGCTCATGTACGCCATTACCGGCGGCGCTACAACAACGGATGGGGCTTTTAAAAAGATAGGGGATGCCATAGGTGCCTTTATCAATTCAAGTTTAGGAACTACCTTGCCTGTCATTAAGGCAGCATTTGAAGGGATTTCTGCTGTGGTTGTCGCTGTAGTAAATATTGTGATTGAAGCCTTTAATGGACTGGCTCAGTTTTGGGTTTCATATGGCCCGACAGTATCAACAGCATTCAATTCTGTGAAGGAAGCTGTTATGCAAGCGCTGGGCGCAATCGTACCTTTTGTCAGCGCGAAACTCCAAGAGATGAAAGCGTTCTGGGATCAAAACGGGTCACAGATCATGCAGGCTGTATCGGCGGTTTGGAATGGGATTGTAGCAACGATTTCTGGTGTTATGACCGTATTGGCACCGATCGTATCAGCAGGATGGACAGTAATTAAGGTCATTATTCAATCAGTCTGGGAATCGATTAAGGGTGTTATTTCTGGTGCGATGAATGTTATTCAAGGTATTATCAAGGTGTTTACTGGCTTGTTTACAGGCGAATGGTCTAAAGTCTGGGAAGGCGTGAAGCAGGCAACCATCGGTGCTGTACAGTTTCTCTGGAACGCCATTCAACTTACGCTGTTCGGTAAGGTATTGAGTGCGACCAAGGTGTTTGTTTCAGGTTTCAAGGCGGCGATCACAGCAGGATGGACATCCATCAAAAGTGTGTTTACGAGCTCTATCAGTGCAGTGCAGGGCGCAGTAACAAAGGGATGGAACGCGATCAACTCTATTAGCAATACGATTATGAACGCGGTAAAATCTACGCTTTCTTCCATTTGGAAAGGGATATCCTCATTTGTTACTTCTGCAGCAAATGGCATGCGAAACGCTGTAACAGCTGCTTGGAACGGTATAAAAAATAGCGTTATCAATGCCGCAAAAAGTGTATGGCAGGCTGTTACAACTCAATTTAAAGCAATGAAAGAGGCTGTTGCCTCGACCATGAAGGAAGTAAAAACGACTATAGAAAACATTTGGAAAAATGTTGTTGCCTTTTTTAAAGGGATCAACTTGGTTTCTGTAGGTCGTGATATTATCCAGGGATTAATCGCTGGGATAATGGGCAAGGCCGGAGAGTTGTACCAAAGAGCGAAGGAAATTGCCAATCGAATTGAATCCACTATTCGCGGTGCATTGGATACCCACTCTCCTTCGCGCGTTATGCAAAAAGTTGGTCACGATGTCGGTGACGGTTTGGCATTAGGGATCTCTCAGAAAGAGAGTGCGGTTAAGAAGTCATCAGAAAAACTAGCAAAGCAAGCAGAAAAAGCAGCTAAAGACGCAGCAGCCAAGCAAAAGAAATCATTTGATACATCAATGAAGACAGCAGAATACAATTTCAAGATAGGTAAAGTAGATCTATCTGGTTATATCAAATCACTAGAAGACATTCGAGCGAAACAAGCAAAGACAACAGAACAGATTCAAAAGGTAAATTTAACCATTAAAAAAGCAGAGACCGATCTGGCTAAACAGTTAGATGAGATCAACAAGAAAAAATTTGAGTCATCGAAAAAATGGATCGACGAACGCAAGTACTATAATGAGCTCTCTCTTGAACAGGAGTTGGCAGCATGGCAGAGAGTGGCCGCTCGCTATCAACAGGGTACACAGGAAAGAATCGAAGCAGAGCGGGAAATCTACCGGGTAAAGCAGGAACTCAACCGAGCAAGCTTTGATAACTCCAAGCGCTGGATTGATGAACAGAAGTACTATAACAACCTCTCTATCGAGGAAGAGTTAGCAGCGTGGCAACGGGTACAAGCACGTTATAAATCAGGTACTGCTGAGCGCAAGGAAGCGGACCGGGAAATCTATCGCGTACGTCTTGAAATGATGAATAAGTCCATCGAAGACGAGTACAAGGCAGCTGTAGATGCGATTGATCGAGCAAGCAAAGCGGTTCAGGAAGGAACCGAGCGACAAAAGGAAGCGATTGAAAGCCGTCGTGATGTTACACTTGATTCTCTCAAACGAGAAGAACAAGCGGAAATGGATAGCCTAGATCGTCGCCAGAAGGCTTATGAGCGTTCACATCAAGATCGATTAAAGATGCTAGACGACGAAACAAACCGAGCCATAAAAGGGCTGCAAGCGCAGATCGACGCCATTGATCGACAGGGAAAAGACGAGGACAACGCCTACAAGGATGCTGACCGAGGCCAGCAGATGGCCGACTTACAAAAACAATATGACAAGTATAAGGTCTCTGCTTCAGCGAAAGGACAGAAGAAAGCGGCCGATCTTCTCAAGCAGATACAGGAACTACAGACAGAGATCGAGCGCGACCAGCAGGCACGACGCCGGGAACAGCAAAAAGAAGCACTAAAGGGACAGATTGACGATATAAAAGAATCGGCTGAGCAAAAGAAAGAACAGTGGCAAGTTGAATTTGATCGTCAAAAGGAATGGTTTGATCAGGAGAAGCAACAGCGCCAGTCCTACTATCAACAGCGAGAAACGCAGTTGAAGGCGGCATTCGATGCGGAGCTCCGGGCACTAGAAGAGAGCACGAGGCGGCAGCAGGCACAGCTTGAGCAGCAGAAGATTGATGCGGAGAACACACGCAATCGCATGCTTGAGGATGCCAGAATCAAAGCGCGGGAGAATTTGAATGTCGTTGAGAGCGGCCAACAGCAGATCATCAACACGCTCCAAAACAAGAACCGTGACTACTATCAAAGCGGCCAGACGTTGGGGAATATGTTCGCCTATGGCTTGGAGAGCAGCATGTCACGCGTAAGGGAAGCGGCAAATAGAGTAGCCCAGGCTGTCTCAAATAAGTTGAAACTTAACTCTCCGGCGAAGGAAGGGCCGCTATCTACGCTGGATACTTGGTGGAACGCTTTCTCAGATACAATTCTAGAGGGCTTGGATACACGGGCGATTAATTCAGCTATGAATGCGATGGTGAATCCGAATCTTTCGTTCGGTTCTTTGGGAGCTATTAATAGAGCTGGTGTCGCTGCAGGAAGTAACGATATAAAAATAGAAATAAATAACAGAGGGATGTTTGATGGGGCTAACTTTCATGACATGGATAAAATCGATCAGGAATCCTTGGCAAGAGATGTAGGAAATAAAATTGCTAATCAAACATTGACTGCTTTGCGTTCAAAAGGGAAAAAGGGAGGGTAG
- a CDS encoding distal tail protein Dit — translation MSDLTYKGTSALSQGVRIESIKRPLLANMRQQHEEIAGRHGSYSFTDGTLEDTVIEVACWLSADSRMDLRSRARQLAFWLYSKEKQRLMFDDEPGVFYLARLANQIDMETLIRHGRFTLQFRCDPFAYALQEQVDRQFITASSQFVIQVEGTGSTQPVIAVKNNGGSALSGFTLTVENEVEE, via the coding sequence ATGAGCGACCTCACATACAAAGGCACTTCAGCCCTCTCCCAGGGCGTTCGTATCGAATCAATCAAACGCCCCCTGCTCGCCAATATGCGACAGCAGCATGAGGAAATTGCCGGCCGACATGGAAGCTACTCTTTTACCGATGGCACACTGGAAGATACGGTGATTGAGGTAGCGTGCTGGCTCTCAGCTGATAGCCGAATGGATCTGCGTTCCCGTGCCCGGCAACTAGCCTTCTGGTTGTACTCAAAAGAAAAGCAGCGCCTGATGTTCGATGATGAACCAGGCGTTTTTTATTTGGCTCGACTGGCCAATCAAATCGATATGGAGACACTTATCCGGCACGGTCGGTTTACGCTGCAGTTCCGTTGCGATCCGTTCGCGTATGCCCTACAGGAACAAGTAGACAGGCAGTTTATAACCGCTAGTTCCCAATTTGTTATACAGGTTGAAGGGACAGGATCGACACAACCAGTTATTGCTGTGAAAAACAACGGAGGTAGCGCCTTATCTGGGTTTACATTGACCGTAGAAAATGAAGTGGAGGAATGA
- a CDS encoding phage tail fiber protein, translating to MPMSDYLENKILNHIFRGSASTAPDAVYVALYTNDPTDADVGTEVTGGAYARQTATFSAPTQVGGKATIQNTADVTFPLATANWGTVTHVGLRDAATGGNMLYYGPLANEKTISTNDRFKFFAGDLKLDID from the coding sequence ATGCCTATGTCAGATTACTTGGAGAATAAAATTTTAAATCACATCTTTAGAGGGTCGGCATCCACAGCACCAGATGCTGTTTATGTTGCACTCTACACAAATGACCCTACGGATGCAGATGTAGGTACTGAGGTAACGGGCGGCGCGTATGCAAGACAGACAGCGACCTTCTCTGCTCCTACGCAGGTAGGAGGCAAAGCGACCATTCAAAATACAGCGGATGTGACTTTCCCACTTGCAACAGCCAACTGGGGAACCGTCACGCATGTTGGCCTTCGTGATGCAGCAACAGGTGGGAACATGTTGTATTACGGACCGTTAGCAAATGAAAAAACAATCAGCACAAATGACCGGTTTAAATTCTTTGCGGGCGATCTAAAGCTTGATATTGATTAA
- a CDS encoding phage distal tail protein — MFNRGMFNTMPFNRQVESSEVFSTATLSGSGSASSIGAIESSGQTTLSGTVGHAFSAGIETFSTALLSGESGAEFIISTPGTALLSGSSGLGGTGRKFVTQRLQFTGTLQPGEQLVIDTEKITATINGQNALNQITGSFFDLQPGANTVTYADKESARNIDMILRHRGRFY, encoded by the coding sequence ATGTTTAATCGCGGCATGTTTAATACAATGCCTTTTAATAGACAAGTAGAAAGCAGCGAGGTTTTTTCAACGGCGACCCTATCAGGATCAGGGAGTGCATCTTCGATAGGAGCTATAGAATCATCGGGGCAAACCACACTTTCCGGAACGGTGGGACATGCTTTTTCGGCAGGGATCGAAACATTCAGCACGGCCCTTTTATCTGGGGAGAGTGGTGCAGAGTTTATCATCAGTACGCCTGGGACTGCTTTATTATCTGGAAGCAGTGGATTAGGAGGAACCGGGCGGAAGTTTGTGACGCAGCGCCTGCAATTTACTGGCACCTTACAACCAGGTGAACAGTTGGTGATTGATACAGAGAAAATCACAGCAACAATCAACGGGCAGAATGCACTGAATCAAATAACGGGATCGTTTTTTGATCTTCAACCAGGCGCAAACACAGTAACTTATGCTGACAAGGAAAGCGCACGAAATATTGACATGATTTTGCGTCATCGCGGACGCTTTTATTAG
- a CDS encoding phage tail spike protein, giving the protein MYPVVYSKFEDQYEGYGLAVLEHAKDVRVYEKLNGEHTLEFVLPRNDPKWQYIEAENFIKADGHLFIIRTTEEQRDNNGRLLSNIQCEHIFTELLDEYIQYEELINVTPPFALERFLNGTRFHPDATRLTGNRDLEVEDGTPITAINLMLKEWNAEVMCAGLPGADGRFKVTLLPERGVDRGAQIRYRKNLKSIKRTVDSRSVITRLYVYGKDGLGIEGALKNTGGLSYIDSPHIGMYRHPKKGPVTFNDIEDPDELYEAGLKHLATVDTPQLTYEVDVMELEDEQKELGDTVRVIDEELGIDVSARIVEYERYPYEPWRGKVVLANFRSGLTDFLSELQDAKDTVQKVMPNGRVSASRLEGIINTLKTRITGSTAMAKAEVMEDKGIVFENTDVNSPDYGALYLGPGLLAIADRKIGGQWDWRAFGTGAGFTADEIVTGVLDAALVKILASNAVYMDGTGLHVIDPQGKERVRLGEFKKGSYGAKFSGGEVYASRFQTSEEGATTYVALEPPTSLVCYKDGKKIISIDAGAAEPRINIYDNNGTRLASISRFQINNLIYAGFIAPSESNGIVISAGGNTLKLSSAGGVSLDVAGEFYINGDVYATGKIRAAGGVS; this is encoded by the coding sequence TTGTATCCAGTTGTATACAGCAAATTCGAAGACCAATACGAGGGGTATGGCTTGGCTGTGCTCGAACACGCAAAAGATGTCCGAGTCTACGAGAAACTAAACGGTGAGCATACACTTGAATTTGTACTTCCACGAAACGATCCGAAGTGGCAGTATATCGAAGCTGAGAACTTCATCAAGGCAGACGGACATTTATTCATTATCCGGACTACCGAAGAACAGCGGGATAATAACGGCAGGCTGCTTTCCAATATCCAATGTGAGCATATCTTTACTGAACTGCTGGATGAATATATCCAGTACGAAGAGCTAATCAACGTAACACCCCCCTTTGCTCTAGAGCGGTTTCTGAACGGAACTCGCTTCCATCCAGATGCAACCCGACTGACAGGAAATCGAGATTTAGAGGTTGAGGATGGCACACCGATTACAGCTATCAATCTGATGCTGAAGGAATGGAATGCAGAAGTGATGTGTGCCGGCCTGCCGGGAGCAGACGGGCGATTCAAGGTAACACTACTCCCTGAACGTGGAGTGGATCGGGGCGCACAGATTCGCTACCGAAAGAACCTCAAATCCATCAAACGAACAGTAGACAGTCGAAGCGTGATTACTCGTTTATATGTCTACGGAAAAGACGGGCTGGGGATCGAAGGAGCTCTCAAAAACACTGGCGGCCTTTCATATATCGACAGTCCCCATATCGGTATGTATCGACATCCAAAAAAGGGACCTGTCACATTCAACGATATTGAAGATCCGGATGAATTATACGAAGCAGGATTGAAGCACCTAGCTACTGTAGATACGCCTCAACTGACGTATGAAGTGGACGTAATGGAACTGGAGGATGAACAGAAAGAGCTTGGTGATACGGTCCGAGTGATAGACGAAGAGCTCGGCATCGATGTATCTGCACGGATTGTAGAGTATGAACGATACCCGTATGAACCGTGGCGGGGAAAAGTCGTTCTGGCTAACTTTCGATCAGGGCTGACAGACTTCCTTTCTGAGCTACAGGATGCGAAGGATACCGTGCAAAAAGTGATGCCAAATGGCCGGGTAAGCGCCTCGCGCTTAGAAGGAATCATTAATACATTAAAGACGAGAATCACCGGCAGTACAGCGATGGCGAAAGCTGAGGTTATGGAGGATAAAGGCATTGTATTCGAAAATACGGATGTCAACTCTCCCGACTACGGTGCTCTTTATCTCGGTCCCGGACTTTTAGCAATTGCCGACCGGAAAATAGGTGGGCAATGGGACTGGCGCGCGTTTGGAACCGGTGCCGGGTTTACAGCAGATGAAATTGTAACGGGCGTTTTAGATGCTGCGCTTGTAAAAATTCTAGCAAGTAACGCTGTGTATATGGACGGAACGGGTCTGCACGTGATCGATCCACAGGGAAAAGAGCGCGTGCGGCTTGGAGAATTCAAAAAGGGAAGCTATGGGGCTAAGTTTTCTGGCGGTGAAGTATACGCTTCTCGCTTTCAAACAAGTGAGGAAGGAGCAACAACCTATGTGGCACTGGAACCACCTACTTCACTTGTGTGTTATAAAGACGGGAAAAAGATTATTAGTATCGACGCCGGTGCAGCAGAGCCACGTATCAACATCTATGACAATAACGGCACCCGTTTAGCAAGCATAAGTAGATTTCAAATAAACAATCTTATATACGCTGGCTTTATAGCGCCTTCTGAATCAAATGGTATTGTAATTTCAGCTGGCGGTAATACATTAAAGCTTTCCAGTGCAGGCGGTGTTTCCTTAGATGTAGCAGGGGAATTTTATATAAACGGAGACGTGTATGCAACGGGGAAAATCCGTGCTGCTGGTGGTGTCTCTTAA
- a CDS encoding GH25 family lysozyme yields MQIKGIDVSHWNGVVDWKKVAADGVKFVFLKASEGTSYVDKTFKTNAARANAAGIHVGAYHYAKFDSVAEAKAEVQHFLRTVSGVKITYPLVLDLEENKKKASKVVLTDAAVAFLDAIEKAGYFAMIYAGKSFLETQLDEKRLNPYAKWIARYNSFLGRGADIWQYTDKGKVNGISGNVDMNWSYCDFAALISSKNVFKSPTAVGAVTDSKEPTCRIIVNGAKLDALGIIRNDLSYLPVRAVGNATGVSVEFCNGKATLGKGTLETTIVIDGAGYAQAREIGMVLGYLVDWNGKTRTVKLTKGAR; encoded by the coding sequence ATGCAAATTAAAGGGATCGACGTATCGCATTGGAACGGAGTAGTTGACTGGAAGAAAGTTGCCGCTGATGGCGTAAAGTTTGTTTTCTTAAAAGCAAGCGAAGGCACGAGCTATGTAGATAAAACATTCAAAACAAATGCCGCACGAGCGAATGCTGCGGGGATTCATGTAGGGGCCTATCACTATGCGAAATTCGATAGTGTTGCGGAAGCAAAGGCAGAAGTACAACATTTCTTGCGTACTGTTTCCGGTGTGAAAATCACATACCCACTTGTACTGGATCTGGAAGAGAACAAGAAGAAAGCAAGTAAAGTCGTTTTGACAGATGCTGCTGTTGCCTTCCTAGATGCTATCGAAAAAGCTGGATATTTTGCAATGATTTACGCCGGAAAGTCTTTTCTTGAAACACAATTAGATGAAAAGCGTCTGAACCCCTATGCTAAATGGATTGCCCGTTATAATTCGTTCCTGGGGCGCGGCGCAGATATTTGGCAGTATACGGATAAAGGGAAAGTAAACGGGATTTCTGGGAATGTAGATATGAATTGGTCCTATTGTGACTTCGCTGCGTTAATATCAAGTAAAAATGTTTTTAAGTCTCCTACAGCAGTCGGGGCGGTGACAGACAGTAAGGAGCCGACCTGCCGAATCATTGTGAACGGTGCAAAACTGGACGCACTCGGCATCATTCGAAATGACCTCTCCTACTTGCCTGTACGGGCTGTAGGCAACGCGACAGGGGTTAGTGTTGAATTCTGTAACGGAAAGGCCACGCTGGGCAAAGGGACGCTTGAGACAACTATTGTGATTGATGGAGCAGGGTATGCACAGGCGCGAGAGATAGGCATGGTGCTCGGCTACCTGGTTGATTGGAATGGTAAAACACGAACGGTAAAACTGACAAAGGGAGCGAGGTAG
- a CDS encoding ParA family protein, producing the protein MTKIISLFNHKGGVSKTTTTFNLAWMLAELGKKVLMVDADSQCNLTGLCLSLSGHEDFEDFYTNSDIDNIKSALDPVFESKPVPLSPVRCYHIPNRENLFLLPGHINFSNFDVSIGIAQELTGSLRFTQNIPGAISHLLRITAQEYRFDYILIDMSPSVNATNANLLMQSNYFIIPCSPDYFCNMAINSLTQVLPEWYHTYSSIRKNPIFTKADYIFPETTPKFIGTILQRYRPKNGGPAKSFQRWIDRIVENVDHNLVPVLKELDMIVNREEFLNAPIKEEPYNLVNISDFNSLIAQSQKYNVPIFALTDEQLEQGGNILTNMQIARADFHKTFYELANNVIQLTTNKPTIV; encoded by the coding sequence ATGACAAAAATCATATCCCTTTTTAATCACAAAGGAGGAGTTAGTAAAACTACAACAACTTTCAATTTAGCTTGGATGTTAGCTGAGTTAGGGAAAAAAGTTTTAATGGTGGATGCAGATTCTCAATGTAATTTGACAGGCCTATGTCTTAGTCTATCCGGTCATGAAGATTTTGAAGATTTTTATACAAATAGTGATATAGATAACATCAAATCAGCTTTGGATCCAGTCTTTGAGTCCAAGCCTGTCCCATTATCTCCTGTACGATGCTACCATATACCTAATAGAGAGAATTTATTTTTATTACCCGGTCATATCAACTTCTCCAACTTCGATGTTTCTATAGGAATTGCCCAAGAGTTAACAGGTAGTCTAAGATTTACACAAAATATACCTGGAGCTATTTCTCATTTATTAAGAATAACTGCACAAGAATACCGCTTTGATTATATTTTAATTGATATGAGTCCAAGCGTTAATGCAACAAACGCTAATCTCCTTATGCAAAGTAACTATTTTATCATTCCATGTTCTCCTGACTATTTTTGTAATATGGCAATCAACTCACTAACTCAAGTTTTACCGGAATGGTATCACACATATTCTTCCATAAGGAAAAATCCAATTTTTACCAAAGCGGATTATATTTTTCCTGAAACAACTCCAAAATTCATCGGGACTATTCTCCAAAGATACAGACCTAAGAATGGAGGTCCAGCCAAGTCCTTCCAAAGATGGATAGACAGAATTGTAGAAAATGTAGATCACAATCTAGTTCCAGTCTTAAAAGAATTAGACATGATTGTCAATAGAGAAGAGTTCTTAAATGCTCCTATAAAAGAAGAACCCTATAACTTGGTTAATATTTCTGACTTTAACAGTTTAATTGCTCAATCTCAAAAATATAACGTACCAATATTTGCTTTAACAGATGAGCAATTGGAACAAGGCGGTAATATTTTAACCAATATGCAAATTGCAAGAGCTGACTTTCATAAAACATTTTACGAACTTGCCAATAACGTTATACAATTGACTACTAATAAACCAACAATAGTTTAA